A window of Pedococcus aerophilus contains these coding sequences:
- a CDS encoding YajQ family cyclic di-GMP-binding protein, with protein sequence MADSSFDIVSKIDHQEVANALNSAAREVATRYDFKNVGASIEASGDDKVVIKANTEERANAVLDVFQTWLVKRKVSLKHLDVPERGPQLSGKEYRLELGLQEGISQENAKKIGKIIRDEAPKSVKSQIQGDELRVTSKSRDDLQSVQALLKGKDDLDFAIQFTNYR encoded by the coding sequence ATGGCCGACAGCTCGTTCGACATCGTCAGCAAGATCGACCACCAGGAGGTCGCCAACGCGCTCAACAGCGCGGCCCGCGAGGTGGCCACGCGCTACGACTTCAAGAACGTCGGCGCCTCCATCGAGGCCAGCGGCGACGACAAGGTCGTCATCAAGGCCAACACCGAGGAGCGTGCCAACGCCGTCCTCGACGTCTTCCAGACGTGGCTGGTGAAGCGCAAGGTGTCGCTGAAGCACCTCGACGTCCCGGAGCGCGGACCGCAGCTCTCCGGCAAGGAGTACCGCCTCGAACTCGGCCTCCAGGAGGGCATCTCGCAGGAGAACGCCAAGAAGATCGGCAAGATCATCCGCGACGAGGCCCCGAAGTCCGTCAAGAGCCAGATCCAGGGCGACGAGCTGCGCGTGACGAGCAAGTCCCGCGACGACCTCCAGTCCGTCCAGGCGCTGCTCAAGGGCAAGGACGACCTGGACTTCGCGATCCAGTTCACCAACTACCGCTGA
- a CDS encoding serine/threonine-protein kinase, whose amino-acid sequence MNRLSEGFVLGDRYVLGARIASGGMADVWAGADQVLQRSVAIKVMRPDTGHEELFAKRFRDEAVHSAALLHTNIATLFDYGEDDGLAFLVMELVKGEPLSLLLRRRGALPPPEVRSLLGQAALALGVAHEARVVHRDVKPANILVRPDGLVKLTDFGIARALDAAGHTRVGEMLGTPHYISPEQALGEAATGASDLYALGVVAHEMLTGQRPFDRGTPVATALSHVNEPPPPLPDDVPRDLADLVNACLSKDPADRPANAREVASRVGIGDHEMAGLALGLAIALDGWNDDSPDTDSDGSVLRFPDLGGPTIAMEA is encoded by the coding sequence GTGAACAGGTTGTCTGAGGGGTTCGTCCTCGGCGACCGTTACGTCCTGGGGGCCCGCATCGCATCCGGCGGCATGGCCGACGTCTGGGCCGGTGCCGACCAGGTGCTCCAGCGCTCGGTGGCCATCAAGGTGATGCGTCCCGACACCGGTCACGAGGAGCTGTTCGCCAAGCGCTTCCGCGACGAGGCGGTGCACTCCGCAGCCCTGCTGCACACCAACATCGCCACCCTCTTCGACTACGGCGAGGACGACGGTCTCGCCTTCCTCGTCATGGAGCTCGTCAAGGGTGAGCCCCTGTCGCTGCTGCTGCGGCGCCGCGGTGCCCTGCCCCCGCCGGAGGTACGGTCGCTGCTCGGTCAGGCCGCGCTCGCCCTCGGGGTGGCCCACGAGGCCCGGGTCGTGCACCGGGACGTCAAGCCCGCCAACATCCTCGTCCGGCCCGACGGCCTGGTGAAGCTCACCGACTTCGGGATCGCCCGGGCCCTGGACGCAGCAGGTCACACCCGCGTCGGCGAGATGCTCGGCACCCCGCACTACATCAGCCCCGAGCAGGCGCTCGGCGAGGCGGCGACCGGTGCCAGCGACCTCTACGCCCTCGGGGTGGTCGCCCACGAGATGCTCACGGGGCAGCGCCCGTTCGACCGCGGCACGCCGGTCGCCACTGCGCTGAGCCACGTCAACGAGCCGCCCCCGCCGCTGCCGGACGACGTCCCGCGGGATCTCGCCGACCTCGTCAACGCCTGCCTGTCCAAGGACCCGGCCGACCGTCCCGCCAACGCCCGTGAGGTCGCCAGCCGCGTCGGCATCGGCGACCACGAGATGGCCGGTCTGGCCCTCGGCCTCGCGATCGCCCTCGACGGCTGGAACGACGACTCCCCGGACACCGACTCCGACGGATCGGTGCTGCGCTTCCCGGACCTCGGCGGCCCGACGATCGCCATGGAGGCCTGA
- the htpX gene encoding zinc metalloprotease HtpX has protein sequence MHNHFNGLKTAALFGGIFAVLLAMGSVIGGGRYIWLFALFGVGMTFYGYWNSDKLAIKAMHAYPVSEAQAPAMYRIVRELSTAAGKPMPRLYISPTPAPNAFATGRNPENAAVCCTEGILGLLDERELRGVLGHELMHVYNRDILTGSIAAAVAGVITSVAQMLMFTSMFGGGGNDEDRPNPLALLAMALLAPFAAMIIQMAISRTREYDADEDGARLTGDPLALASALRKLESGVARAPLQPTPAIQNSSHMMIANPFRPQDVSRFFSTHPPMTERIARLEQQAYGFRQS, from the coding sequence ATGCACAACCACTTCAACGGACTCAAGACCGCGGCCCTGTTCGGCGGGATCTTCGCCGTCCTTCTGGCCATGGGTTCGGTCATCGGCGGCGGCAGGTACATCTGGCTCTTCGCCCTCTTCGGCGTCGGCATGACGTTCTACGGCTACTGGAACTCCGACAAGCTGGCGATCAAGGCGATGCACGCCTACCCCGTCAGCGAGGCCCAGGCGCCCGCGATGTACCGGATCGTCCGTGAGCTCTCCACGGCCGCAGGCAAGCCGATGCCCCGCCTCTACATCAGCCCCACCCCGGCGCCCAACGCCTTCGCGACCGGCCGCAACCCCGAGAACGCCGCGGTCTGCTGCACCGAGGGCATCCTCGGGCTCCTCGACGAGCGGGAGCTGCGCGGTGTCCTCGGCCACGAGCTCATGCACGTCTACAACCGCGACATCCTCACCGGCTCGATCGCCGCGGCAGTCGCCGGTGTCATCACCTCGGTCGCGCAGATGCTCATGTTCACGAGCATGTTCGGTGGCGGCGGGAACGACGAGGACCGCCCGAACCCGTTGGCACTGCTGGCGATGGCGCTGCTCGCACCGTTCGCCGCGATGATCATCCAGATGGCGATCAGCCGGACCCGCGAGTACGACGCGGACGAGGACGGTGCCCGTCTCACCGGCGACCCGCTAGCCCTCGCGTCGGCCCTGCGCAAGCTCGAGAGCGGTGTCGCCCGCGCACCCCTCCAGCCGACGCCGGCCATCCAGAACTCGAGCCACATGATGATCGCCAACCCGTTCCGGCCCCAGGACGTCTCGCGCTTCTTCTCGACGCACCCCCCGATGACCGAGCGCATCGCCCGCCTCGAGCAGCAGGCGTACGGCTTCCGCCAGAGCTGA
- a CDS encoding NADH-quinone oxidoreductase subunit M gives MILAALLLPAAVAAWLLTAGRGLTHRAVNRVAGATSVATLVAVVAAVVLRPEVDRAWVPALGLRWHLGVDGLSAPLLLLTALLGVAVVLHTRERPPVGGTSAAFHACLLLVELGALATFFARDAVLFFVAFEVVLVPMWVLITRFGDAHQPAARADAGGRFVLYTAFGSTMMLVGILALVTSAGTSDLGVLAQDAGRGLSSTTQLVVAALLVAGLAVKVPVFPLHTWLPAAHTTAPTAGSVLLAAVLLKMGTYGLVRLPLATVPDGFARVAPFLAVLGAVGIVWGGLACLVERDLKRLVAYSSVAHMGFVAVGLASGTRSGLQAALFANVAHGVVSALLFVVVGGLKERWGSADLDTARAAVRETAPRLGFALITGLAASLGLPGLAGFWGEFLAVYAAWSPADDRPLGLFRTVAVVAAVGTVLAAAYALRVARVVWAGERTSPAIEDSRGSEWAVVVVLVLATVALGVVPGPLLALTSDAVGTLIGAAP, from the coding sequence GTGATCCTCGCTGCCCTCCTCCTTCCTGCCGCCGTCGCGGCCTGGCTGCTCACCGCCGGCCGCGGCCTGACCCACCGCGCGGTCAACCGTGTCGCGGGCGCCACCAGCGTCGCCACGCTGGTCGCCGTCGTGGCGGCCGTCGTGCTGCGGCCGGAGGTGGACCGCGCCTGGGTTCCGGCGCTCGGCCTGCGCTGGCACCTCGGCGTCGATGGCCTCAGCGCACCGCTGCTGCTGCTCACCGCCCTGCTCGGCGTGGCCGTCGTCCTGCACACCCGCGAACGACCGCCCGTCGGTGGCACCAGCGCGGCCTTCCACGCCTGCCTGCTGCTCGTCGAGCTCGGGGCTCTCGCGACGTTCTTCGCCCGCGACGCGGTGCTGTTCTTCGTGGCTTTCGAGGTCGTCCTCGTCCCGATGTGGGTCCTCATCACGCGGTTCGGTGACGCGCACCAGCCCGCCGCCAGGGCCGACGCCGGGGGCCGGTTCGTCCTCTACACGGCGTTCGGCTCGACCATGATGCTCGTCGGCATCCTCGCGCTCGTGACGTCGGCCGGGACCTCCGACCTCGGGGTCCTCGCGCAGGACGCCGGGCGCGGCCTCTCGTCGACGACCCAGCTCGTGGTCGCGGCGCTGCTCGTGGCGGGGCTCGCGGTCAAGGTGCCCGTCTTCCCGCTGCACACCTGGCTGCCCGCCGCCCACACCACCGCCCCGACCGCCGGCTCGGTGCTGCTCGCGGCGGTCCTGCTCAAGATGGGCACCTACGGACTGGTCCGCCTGCCGCTGGCCACCGTCCCCGACGGGTTCGCCCGGGTCGCGCCGTTCCTCGCCGTCCTCGGAGCCGTGGGGATCGTCTGGGGAGGCCTGGCCTGCCTCGTCGAGCGCGACCTCAAGCGGCTGGTCGCCTACTCCTCGGTGGCGCACATGGGGTTCGTGGCCGTCGGCCTCGCCAGCGGCACCCGCTCCGGCCTCCAGGCGGCGCTGTTCGCCAACGTCGCCCACGGTGTCGTCTCCGCCCTGCTCTTCGTCGTCGTCGGCGGCCTCAAGGAACGCTGGGGCAGTGCCGACCTCGACACCGCGCGCGCCGCCGTCCGCGAGACCGCACCGCGCCTCGGCTTCGCGCTCATCACGGGCCTCGCGGCCTCCCTCGGGCTCCCCGGCCTCGCCGGTTTCTGGGGCGAGTTCCTCGCCGTGTATGCCGCGTGGTCGCCGGCCGATGACCGTCCCCTCGGCCTGTTCCGCACCGTGGCCGTCGTCGCCGCGGTGGGGACGGTGCTCGCCGCCGCGTACGCGCTGCGGGTGGCCCGGGTCGTCTGGGCGGGGGAGCGCACCTCGCCCGCGATCGAGGACAGCCGGGGCAGCGAGTGGGCCGTGGTCGTGGTGCTGGTGCTCGCGACCGTGGCCCTGGGTGTCGTCCCGGGCCCGCTCCTCGCGTTGACCAGCGACGCGGTCGGCACCCTGATCGGGGCAGCCCCGTGA
- a CDS encoding proton-conducting transporter membrane subunit, with protein sequence MSHTVVTAGQVASLDWLVLGPVLAPAAGAVLVLVVDAVAPRLARLHSLIGVLALVVGAALAFPTALGSAASPRRSLCLPAPDGACLYEAGPVAGALQVAGLLAALVVLLLAWPAREAAGSVRDDVPSGDSPSEDPPLRGGPAVLVSLVLAATAGAAGVAAAHDLGSWLVALELATLPAIALVALRATPEAGRGALALLTTSLVSFALVVLGAALWLLSTGEAVFSGAAAATALADADRRAVLLLGLLFLLAGVGFKLSLVPFHVWTPQAYAGGTEPVATFLAATSKVAALAALLVVLGPLASAASAGGPAAGGAAPVLVVVGIVAAVSMTVGNLVALVQDDPVRLLAWSTIAQAGWVVLPLSVATSQAAQASGSYLLAYVVATLVAFVVVHLVARTPGGTAPSRGRTLAAYTGLLRSRPVLGGALGLALLSLAGLPPGVLGLVAKVVALRPVVGDEQWLLALVAVANAVLGIAVYLRWFAVLLRDPAPATGATDDGDESLAELVDGPVPRPALAALLLSGAVLVAASVLPQLVLGLLG encoded by the coding sequence GTGAGCCACACCGTCGTCACCGCCGGGCAGGTGGCCAGCCTCGACTGGCTCGTGCTGGGCCCGGTGCTCGCACCCGCCGCCGGTGCCGTGCTCGTGCTCGTCGTCGACGCGGTCGCACCGCGCCTCGCCCGCCTGCACTCCCTCATCGGTGTGCTCGCGCTTGTCGTCGGCGCCGCCCTGGCGTTCCCGACGGCTCTGGGATCGGCCGCCAGCCCACGGCGCTCGCTGTGCCTGCCCGCCCCCGACGGTGCCTGCCTCTACGAGGCCGGTCCGGTGGCCGGGGCCCTCCAGGTCGCCGGACTGCTGGCCGCCCTGGTCGTGCTCCTGCTCGCCTGGCCGGCGCGGGAGGCCGCCGGAAGCGTGAGGGACGACGTGCCGTCGGGCGACTCGCCGTCGGAGGACCCGCCGCTGCGCGGTGGCCCCGCGGTCCTGGTGTCGCTCGTCCTCGCCGCCACAGCCGGGGCGGCGGGCGTCGCTGCCGCCCACGACCTCGGGTCGTGGCTGGTGGCGCTCGAGCTGGCCACCCTGCCGGCCATCGCGCTCGTCGCCCTGCGTGCCACCCCGGAGGCGGGCCGCGGAGCGCTCGCCCTGCTGACGACCTCGCTCGTGTCGTTCGCGCTCGTCGTGCTGGGCGCTGCGCTCTGGCTGCTCTCGACGGGTGAGGCGGTGTTCTCCGGTGCGGCTGCTGCCACGGCTCTCGCCGATGCCGACCGCCGGGCCGTCCTGCTGCTGGGGCTGCTGTTCCTCCTCGCCGGGGTCGGCTTCAAGCTCTCGCTCGTCCCCTTCCACGTCTGGACCCCGCAGGCCTACGCGGGCGGCACCGAGCCCGTCGCGACCTTCCTCGCGGCCACGTCGAAGGTCGCCGCGCTCGCCGCCCTGCTCGTGGTCCTCGGGCCGCTCGCCTCCGCGGCCAGTGCCGGTGGACCCGCCGCCGGTGGTGCGGCCCCCGTGCTCGTCGTCGTCGGCATCGTGGCCGCCGTCTCGATGACGGTGGGCAACCTCGTCGCCCTGGTCCAGGACGACCCCGTGCGGCTGCTCGCGTGGTCGACCATCGCCCAAGCCGGCTGGGTGGTCCTGCCCCTGTCCGTCGCGACGTCGCAGGCGGCCCAGGCGTCGGGCTCCTACCTGCTCGCCTACGTCGTGGCGACGCTCGTCGCTTTCGTCGTCGTCCACCTCGTCGCCCGCACGCCGGGCGGCACCGCGCCGTCGCGCGGTCGGACGCTCGCGGCATACACGGGGCTGCTGCGCTCGCGCCCCGTCCTCGGTGGCGCGCTCGGGCTGGCCCTGCTGTCCCTCGCCGGGCTGCCGCCCGGCGTCCTCGGCCTCGTGGCCAAGGTCGTCGCCCTGCGGCCGGTGGTGGGGGACGAGCAGTGGCTGCTCGCGCTGGTCGCGGTGGCCAACGCCGTCCTCGGCATCGCCGTCTACCTGCGTTGGTTCGCCGTCCTGCTGCGCGATCCCGCCCCCGCGACCGGAGCCACGGACGACGGCGACGAGTCCTTGGCGGAGCTGGTCGACGGCCCGGTGCCGCGCCCCGCGCTCGCGGCCCTGCTGCTGTCGGGGGCCGTCCTCGTCGCTGCCAGCGTCCTGCCGCAGCTCGTGCTCGGCCTGCTCGGCTGA
- a CDS encoding NAD(P)H-binding protein has protein sequence MPSGLEVLVRVVVTGAGGYIGSRLVPALLGDGHDVTATFTKASSAQRFWWADRVRVVEMDVLDRGSARAAFADAQALFYLIHGLGGDDFATTDREGAYNAAHAAVRAGVGRIVYLGGLVPDLPDADLSPHLRSRLEVEDVLTDSGVPTIALRAAMVVGSGSTSFEVMRQISERLPVQVLPTWMRTSRVEPIAVTDVVAALVGALDAPARSRAYDVGSGEPLAYAALLRRYAKLAGLTRVQVSVPLLPTALVSRLAPVLTAAPATTVQTLVESLHHDMVCREDDFRRDLLPSGHRLVPVGRALERALHVPGDGVADADRDVMGPLGSDADWAGGQVSRSDGRPVHHRHGGWRGLLLGPPPSS, from the coding sequence GTGCCATCCGGTCTGGAGGTCCTCGTGCGCGTCGTCGTCACCGGAGCGGGGGGCTACATCGGCAGCCGGCTCGTGCCGGCCCTGCTCGGCGACGGGCACGACGTCACGGCGACGTTCACGAAGGCGTCCTCGGCGCAACGGTTCTGGTGGGCCGACCGGGTGCGGGTCGTGGAGATGGACGTCCTCGACCGGGGTTCCGCACGGGCCGCCTTCGCCGACGCGCAGGCCCTCTTCTACCTGATCCACGGCCTCGGCGGTGACGACTTCGCCACCACGGACCGCGAGGGTGCCTACAACGCCGCGCACGCCGCCGTCCGGGCCGGGGTGGGCCGGATCGTCTACCTCGGCGGTCTCGTGCCGGACCTTCCCGACGCCGACCTGTCGCCGCACCTGCGCTCCCGGCTCGAGGTCGAGGACGTCCTCACCGACTCCGGTGTGCCGACCATCGCCCTGCGGGCCGCGATGGTCGTCGGCAGCGGCTCGACGTCGTTCGAGGTGATGCGCCAGATCAGCGAACGGCTCCCCGTCCAGGTGCTCCCCACGTGGATGCGGACCAGCCGCGTCGAGCCGATCGCGGTGACCGACGTCGTGGCCGCCCTGGTCGGCGCCCTCGATGCCCCCGCGCGCAGCCGCGCCTACGACGTGGGCAGCGGGGAGCCCCTCGCGTATGCCGCGTTGCTGCGGCGCTACGCGAAGCTCGCCGGCCTCACGCGCGTCCAGGTCAGCGTGCCGCTGCTGCCGACCGCGCTGGTCTCGCGCCTGGCCCCGGTGCTGACCGCCGCCCCGGCGACGACGGTGCAGACGCTCGTCGAGAGCCTGCACCACGACATGGTCTGCCGCGAGGACGACTTCCGCCGCGACCTGCTCCCGTCCGGTCATCGGCTGGTCCCCGTGGGGCGGGCCCTCGAGCGTGCGCTGCACGTGCCCGGTGACGGGGTCGCCGACGCCGACCGCGACGTCATGGGCCCGCTGGGCTCGGATGCGGACTGGGCCGGCGGGCAGGTCTCGCGCAGCGACGGGCGTCCCGTCCACCACCGGCACGGTGGCTGGCGCGGCCTCCTGCTGGGGCCGCCC
- the pepN gene encoding aminopeptidase N gives MPSLTRSEARERSALLEVSRMQVDLDLDQGDEHFGSTTRIAFSCKEPGGSTFVDVKPAELRSMVLNGQPVDVSTLTDGRVTLSDLAADNVLEVEAQMAYSRDGQGLHRAVDPADGEHYVYGHLFLDAGPRVFACFDQPDLKAPYAVTVAAPEAWTVLGNGAATKVAPGRWELAETKPLATYFVTVCAGPYASVRDEHDGIPLGIHARASLKEALEHGAPQMLEVTKASFDYYHQLFGIRYPFGEYHQVFVPEFNAGAMENPGCVTFRDVYVFRGAAARDEILTRSNTIAHEMAHMWFGDLVTMQWWDDLWLNESFAEYMSHRTLDAATEFGTEAWVDSTMARKAWGYAAERTPSTHPVAGSAALDAQSALQDFDGISYAKGAATLRQLIAHIGDDAFIAGVSAYLREHSFGNGTLADFMGFMERASGKDLAAWTRAWLLTAGVDVISLDRATGTVNRTVPEAFPADRPHTFDVAGFSEGRETFRLPVTTEGDATQVDGLAAAQADLVVPNAGDLTWATVTLDPASIEALPEQLAQVPDPQARAVVWVSLVDGVCLGTVDPRVMVRTVGAAWPHEDNASILNRSAGSLLGRIIPTFLPHEEQDAAEQVVAGAAAAVLEAATPGSTRALVAARAVARTSADEELLRAWAAGDRRPAGLEADSDFGWIVVRNLASHGLAGRELIEATRERDDTLQGRLSALMAAASMPDEEAKAWAWAEITTNRQRSNYELNALAQGFWSSGDLDVLRPYAARYFTDVPAMAEWVGDDALARVASLGFPSRVVEEATADLSRAALERDDLTPAVRRGIVDAMSELGEALRSRLTFG, from the coding sequence ATGCCGTCCCTCACCCGGTCCGAAGCCCGCGAACGCTCAGCACTGCTGGAGGTGTCGCGGATGCAGGTCGACCTCGACCTCGACCAGGGGGACGAGCACTTCGGCTCCACGACGCGGATCGCGTTCTCCTGCAAGGAGCCGGGCGGCTCGACGTTCGTCGACGTCAAGCCCGCAGAGCTGCGCTCGATGGTGCTCAACGGTCAGCCGGTCGACGTGTCGACCCTCACCGACGGACGCGTCACGCTGAGCGACCTCGCTGCCGACAACGTGCTCGAGGTCGAGGCCCAGATGGCCTACAGCCGCGACGGCCAGGGGCTGCACCGCGCGGTGGACCCCGCCGACGGTGAGCACTACGTCTACGGCCACCTCTTCCTCGATGCAGGGCCGCGCGTGTTCGCCTGCTTCGACCAGCCAGACCTCAAGGCCCCCTATGCCGTGACCGTCGCCGCCCCCGAGGCGTGGACCGTCCTCGGCAACGGCGCGGCCACGAAGGTCGCCCCGGGGCGCTGGGAGCTCGCCGAGACCAAGCCGCTCGCGACATACTTCGTCACGGTCTGCGCCGGGCCCTACGCGTCCGTGCGCGACGAGCACGACGGCATACCGCTGGGCATCCACGCCCGCGCCTCGCTCAAGGAGGCCCTCGAGCACGGGGCGCCCCAGATGCTGGAGGTCACCAAGGCGAGCTTCGACTACTACCACCAGCTCTTCGGCATCCGGTACCCGTTCGGGGAGTACCACCAGGTCTTCGTTCCCGAGTTCAACGCCGGTGCCATGGAGAACCCCGGCTGCGTCACGTTCCGTGACGTCTACGTCTTCCGTGGAGCAGCGGCCCGCGACGAGATCCTCACCCGCTCCAACACCATCGCCCACGAGATGGCGCACATGTGGTTCGGCGACCTCGTGACGATGCAGTGGTGGGACGACCTGTGGCTCAACGAGTCGTTCGCGGAGTACATGTCGCACCGCACGCTCGACGCCGCGACCGAGTTCGGCACCGAGGCGTGGGTGGACTCGACCATGGCCCGCAAGGCGTGGGGGTATGCAGCGGAGCGCACCCCCTCGACGCACCCGGTCGCCGGCTCGGCCGCCCTCGACGCCCAGTCCGCGCTCCAGGACTTCGACGGCATCTCCTACGCCAAGGGCGCGGCCACGCTGCGGCAGCTCATCGCGCACATCGGTGACGACGCGTTCATCGCCGGGGTCTCGGCCTACCTGCGTGAGCACTCGTTCGGCAACGGCACGCTGGCCGACTTCATGGGCTTCATGGAGCGTGCGAGCGGCAAGGACCTGGCCGCCTGGACCCGTGCGTGGCTCCTCACCGCAGGCGTCGACGTCATCTCCCTGGACCGCGCGACGGGCACCGTGAACCGCACGGTCCCGGAGGCCTTCCCCGCCGACCGCCCGCACACCTTCGACGTCGCCGGCTTCAGCGAGGGTCGGGAGACCTTCCGCCTCCCTGTGACGACGGAGGGGGACGCGACGCAGGTCGACGGGCTCGCTGCGGCCCAGGCGGACCTCGTCGTCCCCAACGCCGGCGACCTCACCTGGGCCACGGTGACCCTCGACCCCGCTTCGATCGAGGCGCTGCCGGAGCAGCTCGCCCAGGTGCCCGACCCGCAGGCGCGTGCCGTGGTGTGGGTCTCGCTGGTCGACGGCGTCTGCCTCGGCACCGTCGACCCCCGTGTCATGGTCCGCACGGTGGGCGCGGCGTGGCCGCACGAGGACAACGCCTCGATCCTCAACAGGTCGGCGGGCAGCCTCCTCGGGCGGATCATCCCGACCTTCCTGCCGCACGAGGAGCAGGACGCCGCGGAGCAGGTCGTGGCCGGTGCCGCGGCGGCGGTCCTCGAGGCCGCGACCCCCGGCTCGACCCGGGCCCTCGTCGCCGCCCGCGCCGTTGCCCGCACCTCTGCCGACGAGGAGCTGCTGCGGGCCTGGGCCGCCGGGGACCGGCGACCGGCCGGCCTGGAGGCGGACTCCGACTTCGGCTGGATCGTGGTGCGCAACCTCGCGTCGCACGGGCTGGCCGGCCGCGAGCTCATCGAGGCGACCCGGGAGCGCGACGACACCCTCCAGGGCCGCCTGAGCGCCCTCATGGCGGCCGCGTCGATGCCGGACGAGGAGGCCAAGGCCTGGGCCTGGGCGGAGATCACGACCAACCGCCAGCGCTCCAACTACGAGCTCAACGCGCTCGCGCAGGGCTTCTGGTCGTCCGGTGACCTCGACGTGCTCCGACCGTATGCCGCGCGCTACTTCACCGACGTCCCGGCCATGGCCGAGTGGGTCGGCGACGACGCGTTGGCGCGGGTGGCCTCGCTGGGCTTCCCGTCGCGGGTCGTCGAGGAGGCCACGGCCGACCTGAGCCGGGCGGCCCTGGAGCGCGACGACCTCACGCCCGCCGTGCGCCGGGGCATCGTCGACGCGATGTCCGAGCTGGGGGAGGCCCTGCGGTCCCGCCTCACCTTCGGCTGA
- a CDS encoding glycosyltransferase: MSASHSFATSAPADPTPAAVSFQHLFHLTDDIGLFELAELTTPRREEGYCVDDVARAFVTTAREPAHTAALTALASTYLTFVLDAQDEGGSFRNRRAADGSWSDHPAVDDSWGRALWALGTGVARVPEVGDWRALESFTRGAALRSTSTRSMAFAGLGAAEVLAVRPRDVVARTLLMDAATLIAPPDPLLGRRAAHVEGWHWPEPRLTYANAALAETLLAAGSLLGVWKWLTEGLAMLSWLLETETTDGIVSVCPADGWGIGEARAPFCEQPTDVAALADACARAFDVTADPRWSAAVARCAAWFEGANASGTTLHDRDSGGGCDGLEEGGRSENQGAGATIAMISTFQQAHRLGVGVAR; encoded by the coding sequence ATGTCCGCGTCCCACTCGTTCGCCACCTCCGCCCCGGCGGACCCGACCCCGGCGGCGGTCTCGTTCCAACACCTGTTCCACCTGACCGACGACATCGGCCTGTTCGAGCTCGCCGAGCTGACCACGCCGAGGCGTGAGGAGGGGTACTGCGTCGACGACGTCGCACGGGCGTTCGTCACCACGGCCCGTGAGCCGGCGCACACCGCAGCCCTGACCGCCCTCGCGTCGACCTACCTCACCTTCGTGCTCGACGCGCAGGACGAGGGAGGGTCCTTCCGCAACCGCCGTGCCGCCGACGGCTCGTGGTCCGACCACCCCGCCGTGGACGACTCGTGGGGCCGGGCGCTGTGGGCTCTCGGCACCGGCGTCGCCCGCGTGCCCGAGGTCGGTGACTGGAGGGCCCTCGAGTCCTTCACGCGTGGTGCCGCGCTGCGGTCGACGTCCACGCGGTCGATGGCGTTCGCCGGGCTCGGGGCCGCCGAGGTCCTCGCGGTGCGCCCCCGCGACGTCGTCGCCCGGACCCTCCTGATGGATGCCGCCACCCTGATCGCCCCACCGGACCCGTTGCTGGGCCGTCGGGCGGCACACGTCGAGGGCTGGCACTGGCCGGAGCCGCGCCTCACCTACGCCAATGCCGCGCTCGCCGAGACGTTGCTCGCAGCCGGGTCGCTCCTCGGGGTGTGGAAGTGGCTGACGGAGGGGTTGGCCATGTTGAGCTGGCTCCTCGAGACCGAGACCACGGACGGGATCGTCTCGGTCTGCCCGGCCGACGGCTGGGGGATCGGCGAGGCGCGGGCTCCGTTCTGCGAGCAGCCGACGGACGTCGCCGCCCTCGCCGACGCCTGCGCCAGGGCGTTCGACGTGACGGCCGACCCGCGCTGGAGCGCGGCTGTCGCCCGGTGCGCGGCCTGGTTCGAGGGCGCGAACGCCTCCGGCACGACGCTGCACGACCGCGACAGCGGTGGCGGCTGCGACGGACTCGAAGAGGGCGGCCGCAGCGAGAACCAGGGCGCGGGGGCCACCATCGCGATGATCTCGACGTTCCAGCAGGCCCACCGGTTGGGCGTGGGCGTCGCGAGGTAG
- a CDS encoding cold-shock protein encodes MAQGTVKWFNAEKGFGFVEQDGGGPDVFVHYSAIESSGYRSLDEAQRVEFDITQGPKGPQAEKVRVI; translated from the coding sequence ATGGCACAGGGAACTGTCAAGTGGTTCAACGCTGAGAAGGGCTTCGGCTTCGTGGAGCAGGACGGCGGCGGCCCCGACGTCTTCGTGCACTACAGCGCGATCGAGTCCAGCGGCTACCGCTCGCTCGACGAGGCACAGCGCGTGGAGTTCGACATCACGCAGGGCCCCAAGGGCCCGCAGGCCGAGAAGGTCCGCGTCATCTGA